The region TTGTATAAATATTACTTAAAGGGTAATTGGGACTTATATTAAAATTACAAATTAGTTAAGAGACATAGATTAAAATGGAATACAAACAAATAGACGCTCAGATTTATAATTATCGCTTTTGGATAACTTGCACGAATCCAAAAACTTTAAAAAATAAGTATGATGCGTTATTAAAAAAAATTGGATTTACCATTTTACAGTTTCATGAACATTATTTCCCGGAAAAAGGATATACTTGTTTTTGGCTTTTGGGTGAAAGTCATTTGGCGATTCATACCTTTCCAGAAAATAAAAAAACGTATATAGAATTAAGTAGTTGCAATAAAGAAAAATTAACTCTTTTTAAAACTGAAAGTAGCCTGTTATGAAAAATAAAGTTAGAGAGTTTGTAAATCATAATAAATATTTTGTTCAATTTATTTATGGATTAATTATACTTAATATAATTGCTTTAATTTTAGAGTCTTACCAGAGTTTAAATGCCAATTACAAATGGTTTTTTAATGCTTTTGAAATTTTTTCGGTTGTCATTTTTTCAATAGAATATATTGTTCGTATTTGGGTGTCTGACAAAACAAAAGAAAATAAAAGGGAGCGTATAAATTATGCTTTTTCTACATTAGGTATTATCGATTTAATTGCTATTATTCCTTTTTATTTACCTTTTATTTTTCCGATTGATTTGCGTGTTGTTCGTATTTTGCGCTTGTTTAGATTATTACGAATTTTTAAGTTAAGCAGGTATTCAAAATCTTTAAAGACCATTCGTTATATTTTAAAAGAAACCAAATCAGAATTATCCATTACCATTTTTGTAATTTTTGTTTTAATGGTACTGTCCTCAACATTAATGTTTTATATAGAACATGACGATCAACCAGAACAATTTGCTAACATTGGAGATGCTTTTTGGTGGGCAATTGCCACATTAACAACAGTGGGGTATGGAGATGTATACCCTGTAACCCCTTTGGGTAAATTATTGAGTGGTGTAATTGCATTAATTGGTATTGGCTTTGTAGCATTACCTACAGGAATAATCAGTTCTGCTTTTATTGAAAAAATTCAGAATGAAAAAAAAGAACAGAAAAAGGCAGAAGGTCAATGCAATTGCCCACATTGCGGAAAAGCTATTGATTAAATGCAAAAACACATTAAAAATATTGCAATAACAATTCTGCTGTTGTACTTCATTTTTATCGTTAGTCTAATGCTGCCAATCACTCAATTTGGTATTGTGCCAAGATCACTAAAAGGATTAATTGGTATTATTACAAGTCCTTTTTTACATGCAAATTTTAGTCATTTAGTGGCAAATACATTGCCGTTAATTACGTTACTTTTTGTTTTGTATGCTTTCTATCCTAAAAAAGCATTTTCAGTACTTATAATAAGTATTTTACTAGGAGGAGCTTTAGTTTGGCTATTGGGAAGAAATGCTAACCATATTGGTGCGAGCGGATTAATTTATGCGTTGGTAAGTTTTTTAATTGCAAACGGTTTCTCGGAACAAAAAATTGTTCCTATGCTTATTTCTATCGGAATTGCAGTAATTTACAGTAGTTTGTTTTTAGGAATTTTTCCATCTGTACATTACCCTTACATTTCTTGGGAAGGGCATTTATTTGGGGCTATTTCAGGTATTGTGGCTTCCTTTAGGTTAAAATATAAGTAGCACATTCATGCTAGTTTAACTTTTTAATAATAGTAGCTCTCTAATTGATTAGGAGATGGTATTATTATATTTTTTACTTTTTAAGTATCGGGTTCTTTTTTCTAAAAGTTAATTATTTTTTCAACCTCTTCACTTCCTCTTTTTACCACAACTTTTGTAGAATTTCCTTTTTCAAAAACAGACAGAGCTCGCATATAACTCATCATATCCACAACGGTGCTATCTCCTAATTGTATCACAATATCTCCCTTTTTTAAACCAGCTTTTTGAGCGGGCTTTTCTTCAGAAATTCCATCAATTCTCATGCCTTTTCCATCGAACATGTAATCAGGAATTACGCCCAAACCAACTTTAAAACGCGGTGTTTCTTCGCTTTCATTTTTTGTTTTTCTAAAAGATAATTTTCCATTATTGTCAAGATCCGTAATGATGTTAAAAATGTAATCGGAAATTAGTTCCATTCCTTCATAATTCAATTTTTCTGAATCATCACCTGGTTTATGATAGTCTTCATGTTGCCCAGTAAAAAAATGTAATACAGGAATATCCGCTAAATAAAAACTAGTATGATCACTAGGGCCAACTCCAGATTCTTGCTGAATTAATTTAAACTTAGAATTATGAGATTTTAATGTTTGTTTAAAAATTGGTGAGGTTCCTGTGCCGTAAACTGCTAATGCAGAATCTTTTTTCAAACGCCCCACCATGTCCATATTAATCATATAAGACACTTTTTTAGTATCGATTGTTGGGTTTTTTACAAAGTAATTAGAACCTAAAAGTCCCATTTCTTCGCCAGAAAAAGCCATAAAAAGATAATTGTTGCTTTTATTTTTCGCTTGCAATTTTGAAACTAAATTTAATAAAATAGCAACTCCAGAGGCATTATCATCTGCACCATTATGAATGGCTTTGATAGAATCTCGGTATAACGAGCCTTCTCCGCCATAGCCTAAATGATCATAATGCGCGCCAATAATGATCGTATTTTCAGCTTGATTATTTATAAATCCTACCACATTATTACCTGTAATTGTTCCATCTCCATTCACATCAAATTTTACTTCGTCATGAGGATTGGTTTTTGGTTTAAAGGTAAAAGGTTGTAAATAATCTTTTGTTCCTTTTGGTTGTAATCCTAATTCTTTAAAGCGTTCAGAGATGTAAGAGGCAGCTTTCTTTTCACCTTTTGTGCCTGTTTGTCTTCCTTCTAAATCGTCAGAAGCTAAAAAAGTAACGTCTTCTTTAATTCTAGTTTCTTGATTGATAGGTTGTTTACAGGAAATTAAAAAACTGAAAAAGATTAAAAATAGCAGGTTTCTCATGATGATAAATATTATTTTTGCAAAGTTAATTAATAAATAATAAAATGAGAATCCTTTCTATACTTGTATTGGGACTATTATTAGTTTCTTGTAAAACAGAAAAAAAGCAATCAGAAAATAAATCATCCGAAATTACCACGCTGAAAGACTCTTTGATTTATCCGGAAGAAGTACATTTTAAAAGTTTGCGTCAAGTAACCTTTGGTGGCGATAATGCAGAGGCTTACTGGAGTTTTGATGATCAACAATTAGTTTTTCAATCAAATTATAAAAATTGGAATGTTAGTTGTGATCAAATGTTTTTAATGAATGCTGATGAAAATTTTAAAAACAAAATGCCACCAATGATTTCTACAGGAAAAGGACGTACTACTTGCGCGTATTTTTTACCTGATAACAAACATATTATTTATGCATCTACACATTTGGTTGATGATAATTGCCCCGAAGTTCCTTTGCGTAAAAACGGAAAATACATTTGGCCAGTTTACGATAGTTTCGACATTTTTGTAGCAGATTTAGAAGGCAATATCGTAAAACAATTGACCAATGAAAAAGGCTATGATGCAGAACCAACAGTCTCTCCCAAAGGGGACAAAATTGTGTTTACATCTACAAGAAGTGGCGATTTAGAATTATATACAATGAATATTGATGGTTCTGACGTAAAACAAATTACAGACGAATTAGGCTATGATGGAGGTGCTTTTTTCTCTCCAGACGGCACAAAAATTATCTTTCGTTCTTCAAGACCAAAAACTAAAGAAGAAATTAAAGCATATAAAGATTTATTAGCAGAAGGCTTGGTAGAACCTACAGAAATGGAGCTTTACATTTGTAATGCAGATGGCTCTGAATTACGTCAATTAACAGATTTAGGAAACGCCAATTGGAGTCCGTTTTTTCATCCTTCAGGAGAAAAGATTCTATTTTCATCTAATTTTGAAGCGGAAAGAGGTTTTCCATTCAATTTATATTTAATAGATTTGGATGGCAAAAACTTAGAAAGAGTTACCCACGGTGAAACTTTTGATGCTTTTCCTGTATTTTCCAATGATGGTAAAAAGTTGGCTTTTTCGTCCAATAGAAATAATGGAGGTGGTAGAGATACCAACTTGTTTATTGCAGAATGGCAGGACTAAGAGGACTGATGTTCTGAAATAACAACAAGAGATACCAACTTGTTTATTGCAGAATGGCAGGACTAAGAGGACTGATGTTCTGAAATAACAACAAGAGATACCAACTTGTTTATTGCAGAATGGCAGGACTAAGAGGACTGATATTCTGAAATAACAACAAGAGATACCAACTTGTTTATTGCAGAATGGCAGGACTAAGAGGACTGATATTCTGAAATATAATTTGGATGTAATTTATTTATCTCTTAATGACACGAAGCTAAAATGGCTTGGACAAAAGAAAAAATACTAGAGAATATAGAGTTTTTAATGCGAAGTAAATTCGAAACACCCGAAGAAGCTTTTTATTATTATGATCAAGATAGTGATGGGTTCTTAACAAAAGATGACTTTAAACTTTTATTAAAAGAAGCAGGAGTTCATATAATCATAAGAGGTTTGGTGGCTGAATTTATGATACAAAGTTTTGATCAAAATAATAACAAAACCGTAAGTTGGGAAGAATTTCAAAAGGCAATTAAAGAATCAGGAATTGAATAATAAGAATTAATCAAATAATACAAAAAAAATGGGAGCAAAAGAAAATATTTTAAAAGACATACATACGCTAATTACCACTAAATTTAAATCTCCGGAAGAAGCGTTTTTAGCTTTTGATAAAGATAAAGACGGATCTTTAAATAAAGATGAAATTAAAGACTTACTAAAAGAAGCTGGCGTAAATACCTTCTTGAGAGGCATGGTTGCTGGTGAAATGATTAAAGGTTACGATAAATCTGGTGACGATAAAATGAATAAAGAAGAATTTCACGTCGCTATTGCCGAGTTAAATCGAGATTATTAAAGCTATCTACAAAACTTAAAAAAGTAAAATGAATTTCATTGTACTTTTTTGTTGACTGCAATTTCTGTAAAATTATTCTAACGCAACAAGTACTTCATTCTTTCTATTGAATATTTCCATAGGGGCATTGTAGCCAAAAAACAAAAAGTTGTTGCTATATTGCAAGCCTTCTTTTTTTAGAGCTTCGGTCAACTTCTTTTTATAAAATTCAATTTTTTTATCATTAGCCCATCCACCAAAAGAAATTGCAGCCATTTTCTTTGCGGGCATTTCTTTAAATTCTATGGATGCATCATTAGGAATTGGTAAATTTTCTTTGGTATATTTTTTAGGCACCATAAACATCATGGTCGTAGAATCTTCTAAAGTCATAGCGACAGGAGATGTCATAGCTATTTTTTCCTCTTTTTTATTACCTCCAAAAATATAGCCAGCTAATACAGAAAATCCTTTTCGAGAAGCTTTGTCATACGTTTTTGTCCCTAGGTTGACAGCCGTAAAAAGGGTGGCTTCATAATTTCTGATTTCAAAATTATCGTACTTTTTTACTACTTTAAAAGGATATTTTTCAATATTTCTCTGACTACTCATAAAAAAAATTTGAGAAGCTACAAACACCAAAACCAATACTCCCAAGATTAAATAAACTATTTTCATTTTCATAATGTATTACATGTATTTACAACTTATTGTATTAAATGTAAGCAAAATAATATATTTAATATGTTAAAGCATTCCCATAAATATATTGAGCATAAAATTTGTATTTCTTATTTTAAGTGATAAGATTAAAAAGAGCCTCTGTTCATGTAATACTTTGCAAAAATGTTTTATTGTTTCTACTTTTTAAATCCC is a window of Polaribacter litorisediminis DNA encoding:
- a CDS encoding SOUL family heme-binding protein, with translation MSSQRNIEKYPFKVVKKYDNFEIRNYEATLFTAVNLGTKTYDKASRKGFSVLAGYIFGGNKKEEKIAMTSPVAMTLEDSTTMMFMVPKKYTKENLPIPNDASIEFKEMPAKKMAAISFGGWANDKKIEFYKKKLTEALKKEGLQYSNNFLFFGYNAPMEIFNRKNEVLVALE
- a CDS encoding ion transporter, giving the protein MKNKVREFVNHNKYFVQFIYGLIILNIIALILESYQSLNANYKWFFNAFEIFSVVIFSIEYIVRIWVSDKTKENKRERINYAFSTLGIIDLIAIIPFYLPFIFPIDLRVVRILRLFRLLRIFKLSRYSKSLKTIRYILKETKSELSITIFVIFVLMVLSSTLMFYIEHDDQPEQFANIGDAFWWAIATLTTVGYGDVYPVTPLGKLLSGVIALIGIGFVALPTGIISSAFIEKIQNEKKEQKKAEGQCNCPHCGKAID
- a CDS encoding S-adenosylmethionine decarboxylase, giving the protein MEYKQIDAQIYNYRFWITCTNPKTLKNKYDALLKKIGFTILQFHEHYFPEKGYTCFWLLGESHLAIHTFPENKKTYIELSSCNKEKLTLFKTESSLL
- a CDS encoding rhomboid family intramembrane serine protease encodes the protein MQKHIKNIAITILLLYFIFIVSLMLPITQFGIVPRSLKGLIGIITSPFLHANFSHLVANTLPLITLLFVLYAFYPKKAFSVLIISILLGGALVWLLGRNANHIGASGLIYALVSFLIANGFSEQKIVPMLISIGIAVIYSSLFLGIFPSVHYPYISWEGHLFGAISGIVASFRLKYK
- a CDS encoding M28 family peptidase; translated protein: MRNLLFLIFFSFLISCKQPINQETRIKEDVTFLASDDLEGRQTGTKGEKKAASYISERFKELGLQPKGTKDYLQPFTFKPKTNPHDEVKFDVNGDGTITGNNVVGFINNQAENTIIIGAHYDHLGYGGEGSLYRDSIKAIHNGADDNASGVAILLNLVSKLQAKNKSNNYLFMAFSGEEMGLLGSNYFVKNPTIDTKKVSYMINMDMVGRLKKDSALAVYGTGTSPIFKQTLKSHNSKFKLIQQESGVGPSDHTSFYLADIPVLHFFTGQHEDYHKPGDDSEKLNYEGMELISDYIFNIITDLDNNGKLSFRKTKNESEETPRFKVGLGVIPDYMFDGKGMRIDGISEEKPAQKAGLKKGDIVIQLGDSTVVDMMSYMRALSVFEKGNSTKVVVKRGSEEVEKIINF
- a CDS encoding EF-hand domain-containing protein; translation: MAWTKEKILENIEFLMRSKFETPEEAFYYYDQDSDGFLTKDDFKLLLKEAGVHIIIRGLVAEFMIQSFDQNNNKTVSWEEFQKAIKESGIE
- a CDS encoding TolB family protein, whose amino-acid sequence is MRILSILVLGLLLVSCKTEKKQSENKSSEITTLKDSLIYPEEVHFKSLRQVTFGGDNAEAYWSFDDQQLVFQSNYKNWNVSCDQMFLMNADENFKNKMPPMISTGKGRTTCAYFLPDNKHIIYASTHLVDDNCPEVPLRKNGKYIWPVYDSFDIFVADLEGNIVKQLTNEKGYDAEPTVSPKGDKIVFTSTRSGDLELYTMNIDGSDVKQITDELGYDGGAFFSPDGTKIIFRSSRPKTKEEIKAYKDLLAEGLVEPTEMELYICNADGSELRQLTDLGNANWSPFFHPSGEKILFSSNFEAERGFPFNLYLIDLDGKNLERVTHGETFDAFPVFSNDGKKLAFSSNRNNGGGRDTNLFIAEWQD
- a CDS encoding EF-hand domain-containing protein translates to MGAKENILKDIHTLITTKFKSPEEAFLAFDKDKDGSLNKDEIKDLLKEAGVNTFLRGMVAGEMIKGYDKSGDDKMNKEEFHVAIAELNRDY